Proteins encoded together in one Longimicrobium sp. window:
- the pdhA gene encoding pyruvate dehydrogenase (acetyl-transferring) E1 component subunit alpha codes for MPETKTKTAPAPREDQAAPASEAAEAQTAPNGEPGPDRAWQQSAKPELSDEERMQGLEPEQLRKMMWDMLLGRRFEEKTAESYALGKIGGFCHLYIGQEAVAVGAIHALRKDDYVMTAYREHVHALQCGITPGAVMAELYGRADGCSKGKGGSMHMFSAEHNYLGGHGIVGGQVPLALGVAWKIKYRQEDRVMQVYLGEAAVNQGAFHESLNMAALWKLPLVTIVENNRFGMGTAWERASSLYDISQKATAYAMNSAVADGMDVLDMYRVAKEAHDRARAGEGPTLIEARTYRFVGHSMSDPVSGVYRTKEDVEREKAKDPIRIFADLLSRTGILSQEELEKMDAEVKQISEEAADFAEKSPEPAVDELYTEIYAEENVNGRLYFDMRNR; via the coding sequence ATGCCTGAGACGAAGACCAAGACCGCCCCCGCGCCGCGCGAAGACCAGGCGGCACCCGCCTCCGAAGCGGCCGAGGCGCAGACGGCCCCGAATGGCGAGCCCGGGCCGGACCGCGCCTGGCAGCAGTCCGCGAAGCCGGAGCTGAGCGACGAAGAGCGCATGCAGGGCCTGGAGCCCGAGCAGCTCCGCAAGATGATGTGGGACATGCTCCTGGGCCGCCGCTTCGAGGAGAAGACGGCGGAAAGCTACGCCCTGGGCAAGATCGGCGGCTTCTGCCACCTGTACATCGGGCAGGAAGCGGTGGCCGTGGGCGCCATCCACGCGCTGCGCAAGGACGACTACGTGATGACGGCCTATCGCGAGCACGTCCACGCGCTGCAGTGCGGCATCACCCCCGGCGCCGTGATGGCCGAGCTGTACGGGCGCGCCGACGGCTGCAGCAAGGGGAAGGGCGGCTCCATGCACATGTTCAGCGCCGAGCACAACTACCTGGGCGGCCATGGCATCGTGGGCGGGCAGGTGCCGCTGGCGCTTGGGGTGGCGTGGAAGATCAAGTACCGCCAGGAAGACCGCGTCATGCAGGTGTACCTGGGTGAGGCGGCCGTCAACCAGGGCGCCTTCCACGAGTCGCTGAACATGGCCGCGCTCTGGAAGCTGCCGCTGGTGACGATCGTGGAGAACAACCGCTTCGGGATGGGGACGGCCTGGGAGCGCGCTTCGTCGCTCTACGACATCTCGCAGAAGGCGACCGCCTACGCCATGAACTCCGCCGTGGCGGACGGCATGGACGTGCTGGACATGTACCGCGTGGCCAAGGAAGCCCACGACCGCGCCCGCGCCGGCGAGGGCCCCACGCTCATCGAGGCCCGCACCTACCGCTTCGTGGGCCACTCCATGTCCGACCCCGTCTCCGGCGTCTACCGCACCAAGGAAGACGTGGAGCGCGAGAAGGCCAAGGACCCCATCCGCATCTTCGCCGACCTCCTCTCGCGCACCGGCATCCTGTCGCAGGAGGAGTTGGAGAAGATGGACGCCGAGGTCAAGCAGATCTCCGAGGAAGCCGCCGACTTCGCCGAGAAGTCCCCGGAGCCCGCGGTCGACGAGCTTTACACCGAGATCTACGCCGAAGAGAACGTCAACGGACGCCTGTACTTCGACATGAGGAATCGCTGA